The Chrysemys picta bellii isolate R12L10 chromosome 12, ASM1138683v2, whole genome shotgun sequence genome has a segment encoding these proteins:
- the P4HB gene encoding protein disulfide-isomerase, whose amino-acid sequence MKLLSALVPPLLGLALLGLARAEADAEEEDGVLVLRAASFERALAAHKHLLVEFYAPWCGHCKALAPEYAKAAAALKADGSEIRLAKVDATEESELAQQFGVRGYPTIKFFKNGDKSSPREYTAGREADDIVNWLKKRTGPAATTLADAAAAEALVDSSEVSVMGLFKDVESEAAKQFLLAAESIDDIPFGISSSSDVFSKYQLSKDGVVLFKKFDEGRNNFEGDLTKENLLNFIKSNQLPLVIEFTEQTAPKIFGGEIKTHILLFLPKSVADYQGKLDNFKTAAGNFKGKILFIFIDSDHSDNQRILEFFGLKKEECPAVRLITLEEEMTKYKPDSDELTAEKIKEFCDQFLEGKVKPHLMSQDLPDDWDKQPVRVLVGKNFEDIAFDETKNVFVEFYAPWCGHCKQLAPIWDKLGETYKDHENIVIAKMDSTANEVEAVKVHSFPTLKFFPAGPGKNVIDYNGERTLEGFQKFLESGGQDGAGDEEDLEDLEADEIDLEEGEEDQKIHKDEL is encoded by the exons ATGAAGCTGCTGAGCGCCCTGGTGCCGCCGCTGCTGGGCCTGGCGCTGCTGGGCCTGGCGCGCGCCGAGGCGGACGCCGAGGAGGAGGACGGGGTGCTGGTGCTGCGCGCGGCCTCCTTCGAGCGCGCGCTGGCGGCCCACAAGCACCTGCTGGTGGAGTTCT ACGCCCCGTGGTGCGGCCACTGCAAAGCGCTGGCCCCCGAGTACGCCAAGGCCGCAGCCGCGCTGAAGGCGGACGGCTCCGAGATCCGGCTGGCCAAGGTGGATGCTACGGAAGAGTCCGAGCTGGCCCAGCAGTTCGGGGTGCGCGGCTACCCCACTATTAAATTCTTCAAAAATGGAGACAAATCTTCCCCCCGAGAGTACACAG CTGGCAGAGAAGCTGACGATATTGTGAACTGGCTGAAGAAACGCACTGGTCCAGCTGCCACTACCCTGGCAGATGCTGCTGCAGCTGAGGCACTGGTGgattccagtgaagtcagtgtgaTGGGGCTCTTCAAG GATGTGGAGTCAGAGGCTGCCAAGCAATTCTTGCTGGCAGCCGAGTCCATTGATGACATTCCTTTTGGGATCTCTTCCAGCAGTGATGTCTTCTCCAAATACCAGCTCAGCAAAGACGGTGTTGTCCTTTTTAAGAAG TTTGATGAAGGTCGCAACAACTTTGAAGGTGATCTTACAAAAGAGAACTTGCTGAACTTCATCAAGTCTAACCAGCTGCCTCTGGTCATTGAGTTCACTGAACAG ACTGCTCCTAAGATCTTTGGAGGAGAGATCAAGACTCACATCCTGCTGTTCCTGCCAAAGAGTGTTGCTGACTATCAAGGGAAACTAGACAACTTCAAGACAGCAGCTGGGAACTTCAAAGGAAAG ATCCTGTTCATCTTCATAGACAGTGACCATAGCGACAACCAGAGGATCCTGGAGTTCTTTGGCCTAAAGAAGGAGGAGTGCCCAGCTGTGCGCCTCATCACTCTGGAGGAAGAAATGACTAAATACAAACCTGACTCAGATGAACTGACAGCAGAGAAGATCAAGGAGTTCTGCGACCAGTTCCTGGAGGGCAAAGTCAAG CCCCACCTAATGAGCCAAGATTTGCCTGATGACTGGGACAAACAGCCTGTCAGAGTTCTGGTTGGAAAGAACTTCGAAGACATTGCTTTTGATGAGACCAAGAATGTATTTGTGGAGTTCT ATGCTCCCTGGTGTGGTCACTGCAAACAATTGGCTCCTATCTGGGACAAACTGGGAGAGACTTACAAGGACCATGAGAACATTGTCATTGCCAAGATGGACTCAACAGCTAACGAAGTGGAGGCAGTGAAAGTCCAcagttttcccacactcaagttCTTCCCCGCAGGCCCTGGCAAAAAT GTCATAGACTACAATGGGGAGAGGACGTTAGAAGGCTTCCAGAAGTTCCTGGAAAGTGGAGGCCAGGATGGTGCTGGGGATGAAGAG GATCTGGAGGACCTGGAGGCTGATGAGATTGATCTTGAGGAAGGTGAAGAGGACCAGAAGATCCACAAAGATGAACTGTAA